The proteins below are encoded in one region of Periplaneta americana isolate PAMFEO1 chromosome 11, P.americana_PAMFEO1_priV1, whole genome shotgun sequence:
- the RpL17 gene encoding large ribosomal subunit protein uL22: protein MGRYSREPDNATKSCKARGSNLRVHFKNTRETAMTLRRMALRRAVRYLKNVIEHKECVPFRRFNGGVGRCAQAKQWKTTQGRWPKKSAEFLLQLLKNAESNADYKGLDVDRLVIDHIQVNRAPCLRRRTYRAHGRINPYMSSPCHIEVVLTEKEEVVAKATEEEPTKKKVSKKKLARQKEKMMRD, encoded by the exons ATGGGGCGATATTCCCGTGAACCCGATAATGCGACGAAATCTTGCAAGGCTCGTGGCTCTAACCTACGAGTACATTTTAag AATACAAGAGAAACGGCTATGACTTTACGCAGAATGGCTCTTAGACGAGCTGTGAGGTATCTGAAGAACGTTATTGAGCATAAGGAATGTGTTCCATTTCGACGATTCAATGGTGGTGTTGGAAGATGTGCACAG gCCAAGCAATGGAAAACAACTCAAGGCCGCTGGCCTAAGAAATCAGCTGAATTCTTGCTACAGCTATTGAAGAATGCAGAATCAAATGCAGATTATAAAGGTTTGGATGTTGATCGTTTGGTAATTGATCACATTCAAGTAAACAGAGCACCATGCCTGAGGAGGAGGACTTACAGAGCCCATGGAAGAATTAACC CTTACATGAGCTCCCCATGTCACATTGAAGTTGTCCTGACTGAGAAGGAAGAAGTGGTTGCCAAAGCTACTGAGGAGGAACCTACGAAGAAGAAGGTGTCAAAGAAGAAATTGGCTCGTCAGAAGGAAAAGATGATGAGAGATTAG